The following is a genomic window from Drosophila busckii strain San Diego stock center, stock number 13000-0081.31 chromosome 2L, ASM1175060v1, whole genome shotgun sequence.
TGCTCGAATCTCTGGCTCAGCTTAATTGAATCAGCGATAACGGATCGATTACTTGATTATTGTGCTACTCTAATAACGATCTACGATGTGTTTTAAACTTTCCCCATTAATGtccttttaaaattttatttttgaataataattgttttactGGCAATTAACatattgataaataataaactgcaatttaaataaacgcaGCAGTTCTAGTTCATTAAGATATTTAATTCGCTTTGTTGCTATTTCGATTATTTTTTGGacacattaatttatatgcagtcatagcattttatatttagtaataaatttactttcaaatgcaaaaccTGTATAGCAATAGTTTTCAAcaagctaaaataaacaattagctTATTATGAACGTGCttagttttttaataatattatcaACAGTTTGTGTGTCATGGGCAGCAAaagtgagttttttttttttagatattaaagtttattaaaataaaaaatacgaTAGCCCAAGTTTACTTTCAGCAAAACAAAGTGCGCAAGCCAACGTCCAGATTTcgtgcaaattaattgttatttaaatcgCACAAAATCCGGTGAAAATGCTATGTATGCAGTTTTTAATATGACTGAGGATACACCGAATCTACAAGTACACTTAGACGTTGCTGCAAAGCTGTTGGCCACACAAGTTTGGACAAATTTTTCGGCAGATGTGAACTTTTGTGATATCCTTCAAATGCTTagaagtaaacaaattgtgaACTTTATGTTCACCCAAATACGACAATACTCGAATTTTCCGCTCAAGTGTCCATTTCTCAAGGTTGTATaacagcgaaaaaaatatatatcgaCTTATATATCTATTATATTTGCAGAATACAAATTATCGCATAAATGGCTTTAAAATAGATGCTAGCGATGCACCAAGCTATGTGCcttcagtttattttatagctcatGTGCAATATTATTTCAATCAACGCAAGTTATTTTATTGCAGAGCCTGGGGACACTATatacgcaaataaataaagtttagaATGTTGAGTCATGGCTGTTATTTGAAAAATACTTTGGGCTTTGCTTATCGCTTACATCTGACATTGTAACCTAATACTACAATcgcattttctttatttctttcGATTTTCATTACAACATGAACGCTTACTGCATGTTTAACATGAAATATTACACTCGAGCAtattgcattttcttttaagAATAAATTATAGACTACGCCATAGTAATATTGCATGCTTGgcaatattgttttatatgcaaactGTTGACATTTAAAACGCTTTACAGAGcttccatttttatttatacattttttgctataaaaataaaaggaaaaatttacttaattacaGCTGCGCTAATTTGGTTGCACGCGAAAAACACGCGCGTAATCAAAACGCTTACTGAAGTGCCACCACCCCCGCACCCGCCGACTCAGTCCCTCCCTTTCGCTAAATCCCTAAAGTTTCCATGTGGAAAACCTCATAGCCCGGGCCTGGTGTTGGCTGATGGTTTAAATTGGAGTTCATGGCATGTCATGTTGGGTTGTTCGCCCTAGGCGCacatcaatttaatttttacacatacacatacacagcatacatacatatatgcatgcaatAGCCGTGCGCgcaaaaaagtatgcaataaatttttaatttaaatcaagccATCACCCCTTAGTCCTTTCTATATTGCCGCGCACATGTAGCAAAGTGagcaaattattaacatatgAGTGCAGCCTACCTGTTTCACTCTCTTCCTGCctgttaattgttgtttgtggtgtgttgttgttgttggtgggtTGGTTGACTTCTTGCAAAGTCTATTTGTACTCAAACTTTGCGCCGCTGCAAGAAATAAAGACATAAATACAATAcagttaatataaattatatagttgTAGCTACAGTGTTGGAAAGCTGCCAAATAATACACAatcgctttttttttcaagatTTTTATAAGACAAGACATGCATAAAATTGTGATATAGAAGCAACTACTGCTTTGGCTTGCTGTACGACTTCAGATCCAACTGCGCCTCCTGGCACATTTGCTCGATGAGCTTATTGGACTGCTCCATTTCCAGTCGCAGCTTGGTTAGACTAACTTGCATGCGCGCCATACGCATATCGCCAGCTTTGAGTTTGAGATTCTGCACACTGGTAAAGTCTGTGGCTTGGCGTGGACCCGTCGCACGTCTGTTGACCAAAGTTCTGGTCGAGAGCTGGGAGCTGTTACGCCTCTGGCCATAGCTTGTATTTCGTTCCGTCGTCTCTGGCATGGCTTAGGGTTCAATTGACTTGACTT
Proteins encoded in this region:
- the LOC108605304 gene encoding uncharacterized protein LOC108605304 produces the protein MPETTERNTSYGQRRNSSQLSTRTLVNRRATGPRQATDFTSVQNLKLKAGDMRMARMQVSLTKLRLEMEQSNKLIEQMCQEAQLDLKSYSKPKQ